The following are from one region of the Candidatus Effluviviaceae Genus V sp. genome:
- a CDS encoding FtsX-like permease family protein, producing the protein SVTERTREIGIRLAVGARSSDILIQFLTESVVLSLLGGSIGILLAYVLTLVLNNVVGMTTIMQPGVVAIAFGFAAAIGVFFGYYPARKAAMLNPIDAVRYE; encoded by the coding sequence CTCGGTCACCGAGAGGACGCGCGAGATCGGCATCCGCCTGGCGGTCGGCGCGCGGTCGAGCGACATCCTCATCCAGTTTCTGACCGAGTCCGTCGTGCTCAGCCTGCTCGGCGGCTCGATCGGCATCCTGCTCGCATACGTCCTCACCCTCGTCCTGAACAACGTGGTGGGCATGACGACCATCATGCAGCCCGGTGTCGTGGCGATCGCGTTCGGCTTCGCTGCGGCGATCGGTGTCTTCTTCGGGTACTACCCGGCCCGGAAGGCGGCCATGCTCAATCCGATCGACGCCGTCCGGTACGAGTAG
- a CDS encoding divalent cation tolerance protein CutA: MQRRRSGGHFVQVQTTFDDRDEALALVRAAVGRRLAACGQVVGPIESVYHWRGAVEEAQEWLCLLKTTRELAVSLTLFIETEHSYEVPEVIVVPVLETSDAYGEWIDEETSA, encoded by the coding sequence ATGCAGAGACGCCGATCCGGCGGACACTTCGTACAGGTCCAGACTACGTTCGACGACCGCGACGAGGCGCTCGCCCTGGTGCGGGCTGCCGTCGGGCGGCGACTCGCGGCGTGCGGACAGGTCGTCGGGCCGATCGAGAGCGTCTATCACTGGCGGGGCGCCGTCGAGGAGGCCCAGGAGTGGCTCTGTCTTCTGAAGACGACGCGGGAGCTCGCAGTGTCGCTCACGCTCTTCATCGAGACGGAGCACTCGTACGAGGTGCCGGAGGTGATCGTCGTACCGGTTCTCGAGACCTCCGATGCCTACGGGGAGTGGATCGATGAAGAGACAAGCGCTTGA
- a CDS encoding outer membrane beta-barrel protein has protein sequence MPTGSGSMKRQALDAAAVLALVAAVLLISGTAFAQDPPAAARRGNRYGRVGSEIWIEAPRVTFATGGGYRNGAGLNDDYAVDIDLGTGVGFGFGIFFAISDNLLFEGRMLQSTHSVGALGDTPERNWDLDQAFVGVRYIFRYDEPIQPSIGVGGLRNSLEWDPGADDPGEFIRLTGFGGYASFGLDYIISRRWVLLFRAEYAIMSYGNALYGTDDIELDSSLEGNDLGVSIGLSYRIPMW, from the coding sequence ATGCCTACGGGGAGTGGATCGATGAAGAGACAAGCGCTTGACGCGGCCGCGGTGCTCGCGCTGGTCGCGGCTGTTCTTCTGATCTCCGGGACCGCATTCGCCCAGGATCCTCCGGCCGCCGCACGCAGGGGGAACCGCTACGGTCGCGTGGGCTCCGAGATCTGGATCGAGGCGCCGCGCGTCACCTTTGCGACAGGCGGCGGCTACAGGAACGGCGCCGGGTTGAACGACGACTACGCCGTCGACATCGATCTCGGGACCGGGGTCGGCTTCGGCTTCGGCATCTTCTTCGCCATCTCGGACAACCTGCTGTTCGAGGGGCGTATGCTCCAGAGCACGCACAGTGTCGGAGCCCTCGGCGACACGCCGGAGCGCAACTGGGACCTCGATCAGGCGTTCGTCGGCGTGAGATACATCTTCAGGTACGACGAGCCCATCCAGCCGTCCATCGGCGTCGGGGGACTCAGGAACTCACTCGAGTGGGACCCGGGGGCCGACGACCCGGGGGAGTTCATCCGTCTGACTGGTTTCGGCGGATACGCATCCTTCGGACTCGACTACATCATCTCGCGCCGCTGGGTGCTCCTCTTCCGCGCGGAATATGCGATCATGAGCTACGGCAATGCGCTCTACGGCACTGACGACATAGAGCTCGACTCATCGCTCGAGGGCAACGATCTCGGCGTGTCGATCGGGCTCTCCTACAGAATTCCCATGTGGTAG
- a CDS encoding OsmC family peroxiredoxin produces MAFRATAKWIDDFRFEAWDGDGRHMKMDASEVAGGQGDGFRPAELPLIGLLGCTGIDTIEILKKMRQPVEGLELSVESGKAEGKPPTGYDGIRIAYSFTGEGLDAKKVEQAVRLSEEKYCTVGTALSAGTTITHTITINGEKL; encoded by the coding sequence ATGGCGTTTCGCGCCACAGCGAAGTGGATCGACGATTTCAGGTTCGAGGCCTGGGACGGTGACGGCAGGCACATGAAGATGGACGCGAGCGAGGTCGCGGGCGGTCAGGGCGACGGCTTCCGTCCGGCGGAACTCCCCCTCATCGGGCTCCTGGGATGCACCGGCATCGACACGATCGAGATCCTGAAGAAGATGCGGCAGCCCGTCGAAGGCCTTGAACTGAGCGTCGAGTCCGGGAAGGCGGAGGGGAAGCCACCCACCGGCTACGACGGGATCCGAATCGCGTACAGCTTCACGGGAGAGGGCCTTGACGCAAAGAAAGTCGAGCAGGCCGTCAGGCTGTCCGAGGAGAAGTACTGCACAGTCGGGACCGCACTCTCGGCCGGCACGACCATTACCCACACGATCACGATCAACGGCGAAAAGCTCTGA